One Cucurbita pepo subsp. pepo cultivar mu-cu-16 chromosome LG07, ASM280686v2, whole genome shotgun sequence genomic region harbors:
- the LOC111798608 gene encoding protein SMAX1-LIKE 4-like, producing the protein MRSGTCAAQQTLTPEAASVLKHSLSLAARRGHSHVTPLHVASTLLSNNSKPPTLLRRACLKSHPPHPLQSRALELCFNVALNRLPSSPPLLHSPPSLSNALIAALKRAQAHQRRGSSSSSSLDHHHQQQQQHPLLTVKVELQHLIISILDDPSVSRVMREAGFSSTAVKTNIEEYNDNNNNNTIFISPPSPISSHFFSPQTNTYTPFFFSSSPPPPPTTDATKLVFEAFLGKNNNNLRTNVVVVGDSVGLTEGVVFEVMRKVKMGEVPEVMKGVKFVEFLPLMKGSSSLKLGEYVKDNGDGGVLVYVGDLKWIVEGGNSDEIERLVGEIERLLKGDFLNTNNNGSKAKIWVMGMASYQIYMRCQMRQPALETQWSLHAVPVPSSGLGLTLHTSSVYDSRPSFFSQTRETKQFIAKEEHEKLTCCAECTSNFENEVQHLKSFQSKQVPSWLQQYNVNQSHSKDEFVELRKKWNRFCSSLHRDGSAQSLMGKSFSYCSSYPWWPKFDESNSISFTDNQTPKPLQSSNLVPRFRRQQSCTTIEFDFGNATTKQSQDRESPSLNSLKHMVGKEVKITLALGNPLFYDSSAESMEMESERKTERGEILKVLQENVPWQSESLPSIAEAVISAKKNEKRIQWILMEGNDFIGKRKMALAIAESVFGSIEFFLNLNAKSEEMGISRSEMVEKALKSTRELVILVEDVEMADSQFMKFLEDGFESGKFGEVKEERIEKLIFVLTKDDSSDKKKNRDSSSSVIEMTLEIDAREKHKRKAEREIENKSKKARINKNRQSSINNNNTIDLNLKAANEEDQKQEQDDAETNQTLPNGQISPISSDLTRETTMYNLKPANGFMESISNRFLLKSKSTQESEIREQLRRIMTGAYEENCKKWKWDWDWDWNWDCRFRVEEGVLEGILEGFGSFSNKVFEKWVNEIFQTSLEGGRYGGKQEGGIDIRLCLDQKHILEEEHEEHEEGYMGSCLPKKIKLSSMD; encoded by the exons ATGCGATCAGGAACTTGCGCAGCTCAGCAGACCCTCACACCGGAGGCTGCTTCAGTTCTGAAGCATTCCCTTTCTTTAGCCGCTCGTCGTGGCCATTCCCATGTAACTCCTCTCCATGTAGCCTCCACTCTCCTCTCTAATAACTCCAAACCCCCCACTCTCCTCCGCCGCGCCTGCCTCAAATCCCACCCTCCTCACCCTCTCCAATCCAGAGCTCTCGAGCTCTGCTTCAATGTCGCCCTCAACCGCCTCCCCTCTTCCCCACCTCTCCTTCACTCCCCTCCTTCTTTATCCAACGCCCTCATTGCTGCTCTCAAGcgcgcccaagcccaccaacGCCGtggctcctcctcctcctcctccctcgaccaccaccaccaacaacaacagcaacaCCCTCTTCTCACCGTCAAAGTTGAGCTCCAACATCTCATCATTTCCATTCTTGACGACCCGAGTGTCAGCCGTGTCATGAGAGAGGCTGGCTTCTCTAGCACTGCTGTCAAAACCAACATTGAAGAATACAacgacaacaacaacaacaacactATTTTTAtctctcctccttctcccatttcttcccatttcttctctcctcAAACCAACACATACAccccctttttcttctcttcttctcctcctcctcctcctacTACTGATGCAACTAAGTTAGTGTTTGAGGCTTTCTTGGggaagaacaataataatttgagaactaatgttgttgttgttggggACTCTGTTGGGCTGACAGAAGGGGTAGTGTTTGAGGTTATGAGGAAAGTGAAAATGGGGGAGGTTCCTGAGGTTATGAAAGGGGTTAAGTTTGTGGAGTTTCTTCCATTAATGAagggttcttcttctttaaaatTGGGTGAGTATGTGAAGGATAATGGAGACGGAGGTGTCCTGGTTTATGTTGGGGACTTGAAATGGATTGTGGAAGGAGGGAATAGTGATGAAATTGAACGCTTGGTTGGGGAGATTGAGAGATTGCTGAAAGGGGATTTTCTTAATACTAATAACAATGGTTCTAAGGCTAAGATTTGGGTTATGGGTATGGCGAGTTATCAGATTTACATGAGGTGTCAAATGAGACAGCCTGCTCTTGAAACTCAGTGGTCTCTTCATGCTGTTCCTGTTCCCTCTTCTGGACTTGGCTTAACTCTCCATACTTCTAG TGTTTATGATTCAAGGCCAAGTTTCTTCTCTCAAACCAGGGAAACAAAGCAATTCATTGcaaaagaagaacatgaaaagCTTACTTGCTGCGCTGAATGCACTTCAAATTTCGAAAATGAAGTCCAACATTTGAAATCTTTCCAGTCCAAGCAAGTTCCCTCCTGGCTGCAACAGTATAATGTCAATCAATCACATTCAAAG GATGAGTTTGTGGAACTAAGGAAGAAATGGAACAGATTTTGCAGCAGCCTACACAGAGATGGTTCAGCTCAAAGCTTGATGGGAAAAAGCTTCTCTTACTGTTCATCATATCCATGGTGGCCAAAGTTTGAtgaatcaaattcaatttcCTTCACAGATAATCAAACACCAAAGCCATTACAGAGTTCCAACTTGGTCCCACGATTCAGAAGGCAACAATCATGCACAACAATCGAGTTTGATTTTGGAAAtgcaacaacaaaacaaagtcaaGATCGAGAATCACCAAGCTTGAATTCTCTCAAACATATGGTGGGGAAGGAAGTGAAGATCACTCTAGCTCTGGGGAATCCACTGTTCTATGATTCATCAGCAGAATCCATGGAAATGGAAAGCGAAAGAAAGACGGAACGAGGAGAGATTTTGAAGGTCCTGCAAGAGAATGTACCATGGCAATCAGAATCGCTTCCTAGCATAGCAGAAGCAGTAATTTCagcaaagaagaatgagaaacggATTCAATGGATTTTGATGGAGGGAAACGATTTCattggaaagagaaagatGGCTCTAGCAATTGCAGAATCAGTATTTGGATCTATTGAGTTTTTCTTGAACTTGAACGCGAAAAGCGAAGAAATGGGGATTTCTCGATCTGAAATGGTGGAGAAGGCATTGAAATCGACCAGAGAGCTTGTGATTTTGGTGGAAGATGTGGAAATGGCGGATTCACAGTTCATGAAATTCCTGGAAGATGGATTCGAGAGTGGGAAATTCGGAGAAGTAAAAGAAGAACGCATCGAAAAATTGATATTCGTTTTAACAAAAGACGATTCCTCCgataaaaagaagaacagagatTCTTCATCATCTGTAATCGAGATGACCCTAGAAATCGACGCTAGGGAAAAACACAAGCGAAAGGCAGAACGggaaatcgaaaacaaatcGAAGAAAGCAAGAATCAATAAGAACAGACAATCAagcatcaacaacaacaacacaaTCGATCTCAACCTAAAAGCAGCCAACGAAGAAGatcaaaaacaagaacaagacgATGCAGAAACGAATCAAACATTACCAAATGGGCAGATAAGTCCGATATCGAGCGATCTAACGCGCGAAACAACGATGTACAATCTGAAACCAGCAAATGGGTTTATGGAATCGATCTCAAATCGGTTCCTTctgaaatcaaaatcaacacAAGAATCAGAAATCAGAGAGCAACTGAGGCGGATAATGACGGGGGCATACGAGGAGAATTGTAAAAAGTGGAAATGGGATTGGGATTGGGATTGGAATTGGGATTGTAGATTTAGGGTGGAAGAGGGGGTTTTAGAAGGGATTTTAGAGGGATTTGGTTCATTTTCTAACAAAGTGTTTGAAAAATGGGTGAATGAGATTTTTCAAACGAGCTTAGAAGGTGGTAGATATGGCGGGAAACAGGAAGGGGGTATAGACATAAGGCTGTGTTTGGATCAAAAACACATTTTGGaggaagaacacgaagaacacgaagaaggGTATATGGGTTCTTGTCTCcctaaaaaaatcaaactttcttctatGGATTGA